A genomic region of Parambassis ranga chromosome 7, fParRan2.1, whole genome shotgun sequence contains the following coding sequences:
- the ptpn18 gene encoding tyrosine-protein phosphatase non-receptor type 18 isoform X2, producing the protein MELLPSLLSSLKAVDPGSVEQEYSVLRSRSLALKRDLGLSAEVGALKENIKKNRYKDILPYDQSRVVLSLLTSDFDSDYINASFIKGASADRCYIAAQAPLSSTLTDFWRMIWQHDVRVIVMACREVEMGKRKCESYWAAAHQSASFGAFTVTTGETCPNKDMVIRSLTVTFQQDSRSVVQYQFLSWPDHDVPYETAGVLDLLERVRSSRGANSSPVLIHCSAGCGRTGVICALDYIHDLLVTKRITADFSILSVVLDLRSQRPSAVQTKDQYQFIFTAVVDLLERRLRPAGPQLYSNLSQLDTHETTTPTPAPPVNRPSSVLKMNDTYAVVNKPKQSHPPPSSPAHSRATPRSNTGSRTLPASHHYDNDSEGVSATPIYSTVRPRAKPLSLPHSATPIYDIASPTNRMSGEEPDYQLVSADQPSAADDDYEDFSASDMTSFCSPGGIGFNCRVQKPRGPREPPAEWSRLER; encoded by the exons ATGGAGCTGCTGCCGTCCCTGCTGTCCTCCCTGAAGGCTGTGGATCCTGGTTCTGTGGAGCAGGAGTACAGC gtGCTGCGTTCACGGTCCCTGGCGTTAAAGAGGGATCTGGGTTTGAGCGCTGAGGTGGGGGCTCTGAAGGAAAACATCAAGAAGAACAGATACAAAGACATCCTGCCGT atgaccAGTCTCGGGTGGTGTTGTCTCTGCTGACCTCAGACTTTGACTCTGATTACATCAATGCCAGCTTCATCAAG GGGGCGTCAGCAGACCGTTGTTACATCGCAGCTCAGGCGCCGCTCAGCTCCACGCTGACGGACTTCTGGAGGATGATCTGGCAGCACGATGTCAGG GTGATAGTCATGGCCTGCAGGGAGGTGGAGATGGGAAAG aggAAGTGTGAGAGTTACTGGGCTGCAGCTCATCAGTCGGCCTCGTTCGGAGCGTTCACCGTCACCACT ggggagacatgTCCCAACAAGGACATGGTGATCAGGAGCCTGACCGTCACCTTCCAGCAG gacaGCCGCTCAGTGGTTCAGTATCAGTTCCTGTCCTGGCCGGATCACGATGTTCCGTATGAGACGGCGGGAGTTCTGGAcctgctggagagagtcaggagcagcagaggagctaACTCTTCACCTGTGCTGAtacactgcag cgcAGGCTGTGGGAGGACAGGAGTCATCTGTGCTCTCGACTACATCCATGACCTACTGGTTACCAAG aggATCACAGCAGACTTCAGCATCCTGTCAGTGGTCCTGGATCTGAGGAGTCAGAGGCCGTCTGCGGTCCAAACCAAA gatCAGTACCAGTTCATCTTCACGGCGGTGGTGGACCTGTTGGAGCGCCGCCTGCGGCCGGCCGGTCCTCAGCTCTACTCTAACCTGtcccag CTGGACACACACGAGACGACCACACCGACACCTGCTCCCCCCGTCAacag GCCGTCATCAGTGCTCAAAATGAACGACACGTACGCCGTGGTCAACAAGCCCAAACAGTCCCACCCACCGCCATCAAGCCCCGCCCACTCCCGGGCCACGCCCAGGTCCAACACTGGCAGCAG GACGCTGCCCGCCTCTCATCACTATGACAACGACAGCGAAGGCGTGTCGGCCACACCCATCTACAGCACCGTCAGGCCCCGTGCTAAACCGCTCAGCCTGCCGCACTCGGCCACGCCCATCTACGACATCGCAAGTCCAACCAATCGCATGTCCGGGGAGGAGCCAGACTATCAGCTGGTGTCAG ctgatcAGCCATCAGCCGCCGATGACGATTATGAAGATTTCTCCGCATCAGACATGACGAGCTTCTGCTCGCCGGGAGGCATCG ggtTTAACTGCCGGGTCCAGAAGCCCAGAGGACCCAGAGAGCCTCCAGCTGAGTGGAGCCGCCTGGAGAGGTGA
- the ptpn18 gene encoding tyrosine-protein phosphatase non-receptor type 18 isoform X1: MELLPSLLSSLKAVDPGSVEQEYSVLRSRSLALKRDLGLSAEVGALKENIKKNRYKDILPYDQSRVVLSLLTSDFDSDYINASFIKGASADRCYIAAQAPLSSTLTDFWRMIWQHDVRVIVMACREVEMGKRKCESYWAAAHQSASFGAFTVTTQGETCPNKDMVIRSLTVTFQQDSRSVVQYQFLSWPDHDVPYETAGVLDLLERVRSSRGANSSPVLIHCSAGCGRTGVICALDYIHDLLVTKRITADFSILSVVLDLRSQRPSAVQTKDQYQFIFTAVVDLLERRLRPAGPQLYSNLSQLDTHETTTPTPAPPVNRPSSVLKMNDTYAVVNKPKQSHPPPSSPAHSRATPRSNTGSRTLPASHHYDNDSEGVSATPIYSTVRPRAKPLSLPHSATPIYDIASPTNRMSGEEPDYQLVSADQPSAADDDYEDFSASDMTSFCSPGGIGFNCRVQKPRGPREPPAEWSRLER; this comes from the exons ATGGAGCTGCTGCCGTCCCTGCTGTCCTCCCTGAAGGCTGTGGATCCTGGTTCTGTGGAGCAGGAGTACAGC gtGCTGCGTTCACGGTCCCTGGCGTTAAAGAGGGATCTGGGTTTGAGCGCTGAGGTGGGGGCTCTGAAGGAAAACATCAAGAAGAACAGATACAAAGACATCCTGCCGT atgaccAGTCTCGGGTGGTGTTGTCTCTGCTGACCTCAGACTTTGACTCTGATTACATCAATGCCAGCTTCATCAAG GGGGCGTCAGCAGACCGTTGTTACATCGCAGCTCAGGCGCCGCTCAGCTCCACGCTGACGGACTTCTGGAGGATGATCTGGCAGCACGATGTCAGG GTGATAGTCATGGCCTGCAGGGAGGTGGAGATGGGAAAG aggAAGTGTGAGAGTTACTGGGCTGCAGCTCATCAGTCGGCCTCGTTCGGAGCGTTCACCGTCACCACT cagggggagacatgTCCCAACAAGGACATGGTGATCAGGAGCCTGACCGTCACCTTCCAGCAG gacaGCCGCTCAGTGGTTCAGTATCAGTTCCTGTCCTGGCCGGATCACGATGTTCCGTATGAGACGGCGGGAGTTCTGGAcctgctggagagagtcaggagcagcagaggagctaACTCTTCACCTGTGCTGAtacactgcag cgcAGGCTGTGGGAGGACAGGAGTCATCTGTGCTCTCGACTACATCCATGACCTACTGGTTACCAAG aggATCACAGCAGACTTCAGCATCCTGTCAGTGGTCCTGGATCTGAGGAGTCAGAGGCCGTCTGCGGTCCAAACCAAA gatCAGTACCAGTTCATCTTCACGGCGGTGGTGGACCTGTTGGAGCGCCGCCTGCGGCCGGCCGGTCCTCAGCTCTACTCTAACCTGtcccag CTGGACACACACGAGACGACCACACCGACACCTGCTCCCCCCGTCAacag GCCGTCATCAGTGCTCAAAATGAACGACACGTACGCCGTGGTCAACAAGCCCAAACAGTCCCACCCACCGCCATCAAGCCCCGCCCACTCCCGGGCCACGCCCAGGTCCAACACTGGCAGCAG GACGCTGCCCGCCTCTCATCACTATGACAACGACAGCGAAGGCGTGTCGGCCACACCCATCTACAGCACCGTCAGGCCCCGTGCTAAACCGCTCAGCCTGCCGCACTCGGCCACGCCCATCTACGACATCGCAAGTCCAACCAATCGCATGTCCGGGGAGGAGCCAGACTATCAGCTGGTGTCAG ctgatcAGCCATCAGCCGCCGATGACGATTATGAAGATTTCTCCGCATCAGACATGACGAGCTTCTGCTCGCCGGGAGGCATCG ggtTTAACTGCCGGGTCCAGAAGCCCAGAGGACCCAGAGAGCCTCCAGCTGAGTGGAGCCGCCTGGAGAGGTGA